Proteins from a single region of Chloroherpeton thalassium ATCC 35110:
- a CDS encoding haloacid dehalogenase type II, producing the protein MALTLAFDVYGTLIDTTSVVAALTQHLGDEAVAFSHFWREKQLEYSFRRGLMQNYQNFNLCTRQALEAASNHFKAPLSEATKDALMEAYKQLPAFPEAKQGLTTLDAIGARMFAFSNGLTEDVSQLLAGAGILGYFQDVISVDEIRTYKPNPAVYCHFLRRTKSRNTETWLISSNPFDVIGAISAGLLSVWVKRSPDITFDPWEIQPTLVVENLTQLEETIANYIQ; encoded by the coding sequence ATGGCTCTCACTCTTGCATTTGATGTTTATGGCACGCTGATCGATACAACCAGCGTTGTTGCGGCTTTAACCCAACACCTTGGCGATGAAGCTGTTGCGTTTAGCCATTTTTGGCGTGAAAAACAGCTTGAATATTCCTTTCGGCGCGGCCTGATGCAAAATTATCAAAATTTCAATCTTTGCACTCGCCAGGCGCTTGAAGCGGCTTCCAATCATTTCAAAGCCCCGCTATCAGAAGCGACAAAAGATGCGCTTATGGAAGCTTACAAACAATTGCCGGCTTTTCCTGAGGCCAAACAAGGATTGACCACTTTAGACGCCATCGGGGCGAGAATGTTTGCGTTTTCAAATGGCCTAACTGAAGATGTCTCGCAATTGCTGGCCGGCGCTGGCATTTTAGGCTATTTTCAAGATGTGATTAGCGTGGATGAAATCAGAACTTACAAACCCAACCCTGCCGTGTATTGCCACTTTTTGCGGCGCACAAAATCGCGGAACACCGAAACATGGCTCATTTCCAGCAATCCGTTTGATGTGATTGGCGCTATTTCCGCAGGCCTCCTCTCGGTTTGGGTAAAACGCTCGCCTGACATCACTTTTGATCCGTGGGAAATTCAACCGACGCTTGTCGTGGAAAATCTCACGCAGCTCGAAGAAACGATCGCAAATTACATTCAATGA
- the hprK gene encoding HPr(Ser) kinase/phosphatase, whose product MDFKKKPIKKKSITVAYFYEHLSSRLSIKLKKLNQVDEEKRKIYERDIHRPGLALAGFTNLFTYRRVQVFGNTETWFLNHLGTEERKQAFSNITRYKVPCIIVTNNNKLDPELVEMATEAGIPLYRTSHTTTKFIYLITDFLDDQFCHYQHYHGSMVDVYGVGMFITGRSGIGKSEVALDLIERGHRLVADDLVVITRKGESVLMASGTELVRHFMEIRGLGIIDVEAMFGIRAIRHQKRVEIVVELLEFEPGKEFDRTGLENKSVDILGVEVPLVQLPIYPGKNITVIAEVVALNYLLKHYGYDAAEEFDRRIQQQIATRATVNNPAQRAVEYFEHDFE is encoded by the coding sequence ATGGATTTTAAGAAAAAGCCGATAAAAAAGAAGTCTATCACAGTTGCGTACTTTTATGAGCATCTCAGCTCGCGACTCAGTATCAAACTTAAAAAGCTAAATCAGGTTGATGAAGAAAAGCGCAAAATTTATGAGCGCGATATTCATCGGCCAGGCCTTGCGCTTGCGGGATTTACCAATCTTTTTACATATCGGCGTGTTCAAGTTTTTGGCAACACCGAAACCTGGTTTTTGAATCATCTTGGGACGGAAGAGCGAAAGCAAGCGTTCAGCAATATTACGCGCTACAAAGTGCCGTGCATTATTGTCACCAACAACAATAAGCTCGATCCAGAATTGGTGGAAATGGCTACCGAAGCCGGCATTCCGCTCTACAGAACTTCTCACACAACAACCAAATTTATTTATCTCATTACCGATTTTCTGGACGATCAGTTTTGTCATTATCAGCATTATCATGGATCGATGGTCGATGTGTATGGCGTGGGCATGTTTATTACCGGGCGAAGCGGTATTGGCAAATCGGAAGTTGCGCTGGACTTGATAGAACGCGGGCATCGGCTGGTGGCGGATGATTTGGTTGTTATTACGCGTAAGGGCGAATCGGTGTTGATGGCGTCGGGAACAGAGTTGGTTCGCCATTTTATGGAAATTCGCGGCTTGGGCATTATCGATGTGGAGGCCATGTTTGGCATTCGCGCGATTCGTCACCAAAAGCGTGTGGAAATTGTGGTAGAGCTGTTGGAATTTGAGCCAGGCAAAGAATTTGATAGAACGGGCTTGGAAAATAAATCGGTGGATATTTTGGGCGTCGAGGTGCCGCTGGTGCAGTTGCCTATTTATCCTGGAAAAAATATCACGGTAATTGCTGAGGTGGTGGCGTTAAATTATCTCCTCAAACATTATGGCTACGATGCCGCAGAAGAGTTTGATCGCCGAATTCAGCAGCAAATTGCGACTCGCGCGACGGTAAATAATCCAGCACAGCGTGCGGTGGAATATTTCGAACACGATTTTGAATAG